ACACAGTGAGTACCCCCCTCAAATGGCCTAGATGTTCATTTTCACTGCGGctataaatcaaaatatcatcaaaatataccaCGACAAGCTTCCTAATGAATGGTTTGAGTACCTGATTCATCAACCGCATGAATGTGCTCAGGGCATTAGACAGCCCAAATGGCATTACAAGCCATTCGTATGGCCCTTCTTTGTCTTGAGAGCCGTCTTCCACTCATCTCCTGGCCTGATGCGGATGTGATGGTAGCCACTACGCAAGTCGATCTTCAGAAATACTGTGGAACCCTCCAAGTTGCCCAACATATCTTCAAGCCGAGGAATAGAAACTCTGTACCTAATAGTGATTCTGTTGATAGCCCGACTATCAACACACAATCGCCAACTCTCATCCTTCTTAGGTGCTAGTAATACAGGGACTGCACAGGGGCTCATACTCTCCCGAATATGGCCTTTGTAGATTAACTCTTCCATCTTCTCCTACAAAATCTTACTTTCAACTGGATTCATCCTATAATATGGTAGATTTGGCAAGCTAGCTCTAGGAGCCAAGTAAATGCGGTGTTGAATATCACACATAGATGGCAAACCATCCGGTAAGTCATCTGAGGCAATCTCCTTGAATTCCTCTAATAAATGTAGGGGCTTCTTCCCTTCACAACAAGTGCGTAGGCCTCATCCTTTAATTCCTTCTCACTGCTGATGATAGAAAGCAAAGCTTTTCCCTCCTCTAGGAAAGTCTTAGGCTCTCTTTCTTTAGGAATGATAGCAATTTTCTTACATTTCCAACTAAATAGTAATTCTTTCTACCCCTGTGAGTAGCATCAACATCATACTGCCAAGGCCTTCCCAGGAGGACATGACTAGCATCCATATCAACTACTTCACAAGCAACATCATCCTTATAAAATTTTCCAATTGAAATTGGAACTCGGAAAATTTTACTTGCTATTAGTTTTGGCCCTTTGTTGATCCATCCTAGATCGTAAGACTTTGGATGTGGCAGGTAACTGCAAGTGATCCCCTAGTGCTTGAGAGACAACTTTCATAACTTGCACCGTCAATGATTAATTTGCACACCTTATTGTTGACAGAACACTTGGAGTGAAAAATCTAACACCGTTGTGAAAAGTTTCTTGCTAGGGTGCATACAACAGCCTTCGAACAACATAAGAAATTCTCGCACCTTCTTCCTCAGCAATTTCGGTACCTTCCAATTCAGATTCAGCTCTACCTCCACCATCGTCCTCATCTCCATAGTCGGTCAAATTCACCATTTGGTGCATAGGCCAAATGTTGGAGGTATGACCATGCTTAAGGCATCGGTAGCACCTAACACCTGTACTTTTTGCAGATGATTTGCTGAGTCCGCCTCTAGAATTGGCTCCACTTGTGGATTTTGCAGCTCCACTACCACTAGTTGCCTGACTAATATGAATGAGTAGGTGCTAAATCAACTTATTTTTCCTTGCATATGGGTGAGAAGCATTAGAAGAAAACTGCTTGTTGGCTTGTGCTCTCGCCGGCTGATGGGACAAAAGCCTTTCTGCTTTAAGTACCAAATTATGAGCTTCATCGACTGACCAAACTGTTTGAAGGCCAATCTTCTCTTAAATTGAATATTTGAGGCTGCTAAGATACCTTCCAGCTTGCTGCTCTATCTCTAGCAAATCACGAGCTGAAAGTCGAAGAAATTCCTCTGTATATCCCGACACCATTTTTATACGCTATGTACAGCCTTGATATTGCTGAAATAGATATTGTTGATAATCAAGAGGCAAAAATCTATCTTTCAACAATTTTCTCATCTTTTTTCGGGTTTCACACGTGCCTTGCCTTGCCTTTGGCATTTAGTCTGTGTGTTGTCCCACCAAGCAATAGCTCCTCCCTTAAGCCGATAAGCAACCAGCTTAACTCTTTTTTCATCCAGCACGtccatctcaaaaaatttttcgaCTTCATATAGCCAATCAAGGAATTCCTCAATGCTGACATGCCCACTAAAAGTAGGGATATCAACCTTGAGGCGATAATCTTCAGCCCCCTTGTGAGGTCTAGGGTAGCCTTGGTTAACAACAAAACCCCTAATTTCATCATCTGAAAAATCAGCATTGGCAGGATGCCTATGTTGATTATCAGGACCGCATTGATCGATAGGCTGGCTGCAAGCATCATTTCCAACATGGTTTCTCCTACCTTCATTATGATTCCTATTGGCGTCCATCACCAGCCCCTCCATCATCTATCGTAATTCTGTAATGGTTGCCTGTTGGATCCAAATCGCCGCCCAAAGGGCGTACACCCCTTGATCACCGTCAACAGGATGGTTGCTCTTGCCTCTGCTGTTAGACATACCAGGAGCTGAAAAGCTCTGATGCCAATTGATGCAGAATGGGATGGGGATGGGCTAGAATAGGTTCTAACCGACCTGACAAACTCTGAATTCAAGAAATGATTCTTGAGAACAAGAGAATAATAGACAAAGTCTGAAAGAAATTTCTAATTGAATGGTTCACTGCAATTGAGCATTTACAAGGGCTGTTTATAGCTATAACATTAGAATCTGAAATCCCCCAAATATTGAAATAGAATCCCCTAAATACAGCATGTGAAAATTACAATCAGAAATCTCCTAAATATCAAAACAAAATCTCCTAAATATAGCATTTGAAAATCTGAAAAATATCGAAACAGGATCCCCTAAATATGGTATTTGAAGACCAGAAAATATGGTATGGTTAAATAAGCAAACCAAATACCTAAAAGGAAAGAATCATGATtttattcttgacctaatcttggTAGTTGTTGATCCGGTTAATCCCTCGTAATTGCTCAGAGGGGCATGAGGGAAGGTCAAGCAATTGCTCAACAAAAAGACAAAGGAAAGACAGTGGAAGCCTCATCGAGAGTGGAGTTAGCTCACTCAAATTCAAAGATCAAAGAGTGACGATGATAGTAGACGTGGATCTAATGACCTGAAAGGGAGTGAAGGACAAGAGACCATCGTTCGTGAGATGCAAACATGGGGTAGCCTTCGATTCACCGGTAAGTCCCAATTTATGCATACCACACAAGATAGGAACCACGATGCACGGGCTGGTAGAGCCCGCAAGGATACGATTTCATACAAACGACAGACTCTTAGAGATCGTTTAGCACATGATGCAACTGTAGATGACCTCGcacgtggagtaggatccatggatATATCATATTCACCCTCGCATTTTGGATCCTATTATACGCAGGCAACTTATGAtctatatagatatggatatggtgcGTTCGAGGTATCGCCTTCCAATGACTACTATCCTATATAGcatggagcatcttacggatcgaATATTACTACTAGGGGTGGCAAAAATTGGCCCGACCCACCAACCCGACCCGCATTCGACCCACCTCAAACAGATTTGGGTTTGGATTAAATGGGttcggatcataaacggatcgaccTGTTTAACCCGCTTAATAATCGGATCGGATTCAGATTTTAGACAGCTGacccgtttaacccgtttaataaatgGACCAGATCGGGTTGTAACCCATTTAACCCGTTATACTTAGGGCTTTAAGGAATAAGGCTTTAGGGATTAGTCATTCCACTAATTCGCCATTCGGTCGGTTCCATAGCAGTTCGCCACTTCCCTCCTCTAGGGTTTCCCATCCCATCTCTCCTCTCGACTGAGGATCCCCCACCATCTTCCCCACCGCCGGCAATAGGTGGCTGTCCACTACAAGCTCCTCTTCGTTCGCGGCCATGCTGAAGGAAACTCGAAGGAATCATGAGATTCCACTGGTCCGAAGCTTAAGTATTCCCCTCCGATCTCTGGGGTTGGTGTTCGATCTAGATCCGATGAGTGTCGTtaggttggattttttttttggatttatctTTAGTAGCCACTCACTTCGTGAGCCAGTAAGAATTACGTTAGGGTTTCTAGGATCTCATTTAGAAGCGATCTGGTATATTATTTAGAATTCTCTTTGCTCGACTGGTTTAAATTAGAGCTTTTAATCCTTTTTAGTAGtcatttcttttttccttcttgattTTGCTCCGATTTATGGGTTCAATGGCATTAACCTATTGATGTTCGATCTAGCTCTCAAACGATCATTTTTCTCCTGTAAtttagttttatttatttatttatctatttttatttttaaaaaattatgtattttttaatatatattatcttGCATGTCTCATTTATATATTAAACTTTGTTCCGCTTGATATGTGTTTGCATTCCCACTTAATGTAAGAACTAATTGATAGTAAAACTGAAAATTTTGTCACTTTTTGATAGATTCGAATTAATTCAGTAACAAAATGTGGAAAAATTAACTCGCCATAGTTCCTAATAGTTTTTGTATGGGGTTTTTTTGATGTCTTGGggttttttttatttctattttttatgctgaacgtcAAAATGTGCAGTATCTATATGGCCTATGTGTAGAGGTTTGTTTTAAGGTTTGTGTAGGGAGACTATGATGATTTTGAAATATCTTTTTCCTGATTCAACTATTTCTAACAGCAATAATCTTGGACAGCCTTCTTCTACAGGCAACCGATTGTTATTGTTTTGATTTGGTTATAGATGAAATACTAAATCTGAGCCTACTTTTTCTATTCCTATCTTTAATGTTCTAACtgcttttaattttttgatggttAATATAAGCTTTCATTATTGATATAGATGGATAAAGAGCCTGTCATCAATTTAGATCTGGGAAGTGATGATGATGGTGCCAATGAATCGGCACCTATAACTTCAAATACAGCTACAGTTGGTAATTCTACTGGTAAACATAAAAGAAAGTTAACTTCACCTATTTatcaattttttcaaataaatgaaGCAACAAAAAAATGCAAATGCATCAAGTGTGGCATGGAATATCGTTTTGGTGGTAAGGCTAAGACTGAAAATTTGAAACGGCATATAGAGAATTGTAAGAAGAATCATGATGTGGGGCAGATGATTTTATCACAATCTCAAGGATCCATATCAATGCAGTCTAGTAAATTTAATCCAGAAAAATTTCGTGAATTGTTGACATATGCAATTATCAAGCATGATCTACTATTTCAATTTGTTGAGTATGAAGGTACTAGATCCTTATTTGCTTATGTTTATAAGGATGTCAAGTTAGTATCAAGAAATACTGTTAAGGCAGATATGCTGAAATtgtataaaaaagaaagaaaagttatTATTATGGCTATACTCATTCCTACTAGGATAAGCTTGACTTCATATTTGTAGACCTCTATTATCTTGATGGGTATTTATGTTTAACCGCCCATTTTATTGATGAAGAATGGGTGTTGCAAAAGAAAGTTCTTAACTTTCATTTCATCCCTCCACACAATGGCAGATCTATGTGAAATGATCTATGGTTTGTTAATTGATTGGGAGATTGAAAAACAGTTATTTTATATGACGTTGGATAATGCATTAGTAAATGATGTTTTTGTTGATATGTTAAAGAtccaaattaatttgaaaaatgcCCTTTACTCAAATAGTCAGTTCTTTCATGTTCGATGTTGTGCTCATATTCTTAATTTAATTGTACAAGAGGGATTAAAGAAGATAGATAAATCTATTTACAAGGTTCGTGAAAGTGTTAAATATGTAAGAGGTTCACAAGTTCAGAAAACAAAAGTTTTTTAAATGTGTCTGACAAATGTCTTtggaaaataaaaaagatttaagGCAAGATGTTCCCACAAGATAGAATTCCACTTATTTGATGCTAGATAGTGCTCTTGCTTATCGTTGtgcttttttttatttgaaattgacTCCAATTATAAGCATTGTCCATCTGAAGAAGAGTGGGACAAAATTGTGAAAATTAACAAGTTGTTGAGTGTGTTCTATGATGCTACTCTTGTATTTTTTAAAGTTAAATATACTACAGCAAATTTGTACTTTCCTCATTTTTTTGATTGAGCTCACTTTAAGACAAGAGATGGAGAGTGTAGATGTTTTCATGCAACGAATGGCACAGCAAATGTATGGaaattttgaaaactattggtCAGATCATTGTTTAATCTTGGCCATGACAGTTATTTTGGATCTTCGGTATAAATTTCAGTTTGTAAAGTATTGttacaaaaaattatatggatATAGCTGTACCGAAATCGTCCGCATCTGTGATTGCATGTTTTCTCTCTTCAATCAGTATATAGTTTCTTCTTCTAAAACTCTAGCTGTTGGTACATCAACTGATACAGACAttaatagtagtatttcttgtgagACTTCTGAGCCATGTAGAAAAGCAGATATTTTtaagataatataaatttttatttatcaaaataaatttattatcttaTACATGATACTAGTTCTAATAAATAACTTATTTCATTTTTATAATGTTATAGGATTTTGATACATTTAAAAGCTTTGAATTTGTGACTACTGCACAGAAGTCTGAATTGGAATTATACTTAGATGAGCCAAGAGTTGATAGAAAGTCCAATTTAGACatctttgaattttgaaaaacaaATCATTTTCGATATCTCATCTTTCTCTCATGATGCATGATATTTTAACTATTCCAATATCCATAATTGCCTCTGAATCTGCTTTTAGTATTGATGGACGAGTACTTGATAAGTGTCGTAGTTCACTTAAACTAGATGTCGTTGAGGCTGTAATTTGCACTCGAGATTGGATATTTGAAAAGAAAGGTATATAATTTAATCATTGTATTgctattatattttttgaatgagTTTATTATTAACTATTGTAATCTTTCAATATAGATGTTTTGGAATCCGAGTTAGATGAGATTGTAGAAGATATCATGAACTCCAATTCCATCAATGAAAATCAATCAACTCAAGGCTCGGTCAATATTGATCCCAATGCATAATGAGATGAATCATggttatgtatttttttttggattgcgTTGTTCATATTTTTCAGACATATTATCTTGTTATGTTGTGTTTTGTTTAgaacttctttttgatttttgtttGACTAAGAACAATAGATGTTGTTATATTGTCTTTGTTTGGAATTTTAGGTACTTGTTTGGGCTTTAAGCAATTTTGAAATTGTTTTAAGGTTTGTATGTAGAGGCTATGATAATTTTTGGATACATGTTTGATGACTCAACTATTTTTAGCGGCAACAATCTTGGATGGCCTTCTTATATAGGCAACCAATTGTAGTCATTTTGATTTAGCTATGGATTAACTATCAGATCTGAGCCTCTCCTGTTAATTGCTGAAACTCATAAAGCTAGGCTCTTAGGCCGCTACTACCTATTTAATTTGAACATATTGTGGGTGATGAGATTTGACTTAGAGTTAATATTGTATCCTATTTAAATCTTCTGTATGTGTTACTGTTGCAGCATTGCTATCCTCTTTGTCATCACTGGGATGTAATTTGGGAATATGTTCTGATGCTATTTACAGTAACATGTTAACTAAATATTCTGATATATGTATTTTATGTTCTTCAATAGGATATTGCAGGTTTCATACTTTCATGCATGATATGAAATTGGACTTAAAAACACTGTGATTACTTGTCTGGCtggcaagtttttttttttattgagcagGTTCTCTCTTCATGCTTTATGTTATTTAAAGTGATCATATGTTAAACAGTGGCAGCATTTGTTCTCCTTTAAGGATAATGTGTTTCTAGACTTCCAGTTTAAAATGGTATATTTTGTCTTGAATTAAACATGCTGGCTGTTTGTGAATTATGATGTTTGTCTTATTTaaaaacaggttaaacaggttgGATCGGGTCGGTTAAACAGGTTGTTTCATGGTTATGCATTCTTTTTTGGATTGCGTTGTTCatgtttttggacatgtattgtGGAGGCTATGATAATTTTCGGATATATGTTTGATGACTCAACTATTTCTAACAGCAACAATCTTGGATGACCTTCTTCTATAGGCAACCGATTGTAGTCGTTTTGATTTAGCTGTAGATTAATTATCAAATTTGAGCCTCgtcttcctcttttagatatgcaTGGATCTTTCTTTTCCATTCTTTGCTATTCTGATGTTTTTCAAATACAGCAACCTTATTATCATGCTTGAGATGGATGAGAATCTAGATTAGCAGATCTATATGTTTGAAGTTGTACCACATATTTGTATCCTTCACTTTTTTTCTATCAATATTTTGTACTCAATTGAACATTACTAAAATACAAATTTTTCATGCAAGAACCGGGATGAGTTCCTTCTAAGAAATCAGCCCCGGGCTTCTATAAACTATGATGATGGGCAACATGAGCCTCGGGCCTCTCCGGTTAATTGCTGAAACTCATAAAAGCTAGGCTCTTAGGCCGTTACTACCTGTTCAATTTGATCATATTGTTGGTGATAGGATTTGACTTAGAGTTAATGTTGTATCCTATTTGAATCTTCTGTATGTGTTATTGTTGTAGCGTTGCTATCTTCTTTGTCGTCACTGGGATGTAATTTGGGAATATATTCTGATGCTATTTACAGTAATATATTaacttaatattttgaaatatgcaTTTTACATTCTACAATAGGATATTGTAggtttcatattttcatgtatgataTGAGATTAGACTTAAAATCACTATGATTACTTATCTGGCTAGcaagctctattttttttttattgagcagGTTTTTTCCTCATGCTTTATATTATTTAAAGTGATCATATGTTAAATAGTGGCAGCATTTGTTCTCCTTCAAGGATAATGTGTTTTCAATTTGAAATGGTATATTTTGTCTTGAATTGAACATGCTGGCTGTTTGTGAATTGTGATATTTGTCTTATTTAAAAATGGTTAAACAGGTTAGGTTGGATTGGTTAAATAGGTTGTTCAtctattaaacagattaaacgatAACCAGGTTAACGGGTTGGGTCGGATTGCTTCAACAGGTTAActatttaataaacaagttaAACGGGTCGAATTggatgatctgtttattaaatgggtcagattCAAGTTTAAAAATCTGACCTGCTTAATAAACaggtcagattcagatttgatgTTTTCTGACCCAACCCGCATCTGACCCAATCTGTTTATGACCTGATCCGACccaattgccacccctaattACTATCaatatatttggatgggctcctccacaaccgtaccatcaATCCGAAGATACCTCTCAGAGCCAGAGCTTGAACGAGAAATCTAAGATATCTTATAATCCAATACAGATACCTTATTAGATGAGCATCTAAGAATACAATGCTGCTTGATTAAAGAGATGGATTGATGTTCCTCCTAGTTATGTAAATGATCCAAATATCTATAAGCATCATAGACACTCCACAAGAAATTAAATCAATATAGATCTTGAAGTTAGTACATTATTCTTTATAGTTTGtactttaaatatatttaatattttttcaaatttcttttattttatttcgaAATGATAGAAATATTATATAACATAAATAAAACATTAATTTGGAtctcaaataattaaaaaataaaaaaaagattgaattgaaaagaaattgaaaaaaatgaaaaaaacttACATGTCGGTTTGGAACCAGCACGCCTGACCGTACCAAATGTCCGTACCATGATATTCTGTATCAATCTAAATCGATCAATACATCTCGTACCGTACCGTATCGACGGAGAACCGATTCGATTCAGACCGATTTTCAAAAAATGACCTGAACCGGACCAAATTATGCGATATGGGCTGGAATGATGCGGTACGGGCCAGTACGGTATGGTACGGGCCAATATGGTGCAGTACGACATCGGTACGATGTGGTACAGCTTGGTTTACTTTTTTTGCTATTGGATGGGAttttgtttgaatttttttattgttGGTACAAGTCGGTACGGTATCGTACAGTgccataccataccataccaacCGGCAACCGGCACGGATCCTAT
Above is a genomic segment from Elaeis guineensis isolate ETL-2024a chromosome 1, EG11, whole genome shotgun sequence containing:
- the LOC140856626 gene encoding LOW QUALITY PROTEIN: zinc finger BED domain-containing protein RICESLEEPER 1-like (The sequence of the model RefSeq protein was modified relative to this genomic sequence to represent the inferred CDS: inserted 1 base in 1 codon; substituted 1 base at 1 genomic stop codon), which gives rise to MAQQMYGNFENYWSDHCLILAMTVILDLRYKFQFVKYCYKKLYGYSCTEIVRICDCMFSLFNQYIVSSSKTLAVGTSTDTDINSSISCETSEPCRKADIFKDFDTFKSFEFVTTAQKSELELYLDEPRVDRKSNLDIFEFXKTNHFRYXHLSLMMHDILTIPISIIASESAFSIDGRVLDKCRSSLKLDVVEAVICTRDWIFEKKDVLESELDEIVEDIMNSNSINENQSTQGSVNIDPNA